In Fundidesulfovibrio putealis DSM 16056, the following proteins share a genomic window:
- a CDS encoding tetratricopeptide repeat protein translates to MRPRHAIQALLRKACQLTLLAALASPSLAATVTREPMPDPARHQALEGTADQAPDAVAPSVQRESVGTDISPPVKTPPKLARGKPAQRQPARDLEALGIGWERLNAGDTPAALASFGQAEASTDKLISQEATLGIGYAYWRQGREAQAEAKFKALIEQGFRIPEVLPNLLYLLYKRGGPKAAEPYLKYLPENERAAWRR, encoded by the coding sequence ATGCGTCCGCGCCACGCCATACAGGCCTTGCTCCGCAAGGCCTGCCAACTGACGCTTCTGGCGGCGCTGGCCTCGCCATCCCTGGCGGCGACCGTCACGCGCGAGCCCATGCCCGATCCGGCCCGGCACCAGGCGCTGGAAGGCACGGCGGACCAGGCTCCCGACGCGGTGGCTCCGTCCGTGCAACGCGAATCCGTGGGCACGGACATCAGCCCGCCCGTCAAGACACCGCCCAAGCTGGCGCGAGGCAAGCCCGCCCAGCGCCAGCCCGCGCGGGACCTTGAGGCGCTCGGCATTGGCTGGGAGCGGTTGAACGCCGGCGACACGCCAGCGGCTCTCGCCTCATTCGGACAGGCCGAAGCCTCCACGGACAAGCTCATCTCCCAGGAGGCGACGCTTGGCATCGGGTACGCCTACTGGCGGCAAGGCCGCGAAGCCCAGGCAGAGGCCAAGTTCAAGGCGTTGATCGAACAGGGGTTCCGCATTCCGGAAGTGCTGCCCAATCTGCTGTATCTGCTCTACAAACGCGGCGGCCCCAAAGCCGCCGAGCCGTACCTCAAGTATCTGCCCGAGAACGAACGCGCCGCCTGGCGCAGGTAG
- a CDS encoding cellulose biosynthesis cyclic di-GMP-binding regulatory protein BcsB yields MKRPILLALALILSLSIPWGDLYAQTTKAAPVKPEAAQAPATSREVAAQPKPERRPDGTYSIKLPLSSLSPVRNVPLKGASAAFTFSLPVPERWEVKSAAVSFGYVNSSSLIARLSRLSFLVGGRVLGQIELRPESPKGKVEIPIPGNLLPPGYNECTFSVVQSYTEEFCEYPQHQSLWTNLELETATVELNYAVKPVPRRLSAISDFLFDPRGFLGSDVNIVLPDISEKSVKLAALAASGVALRMDYQAARATVSSGLKPGMDNIVIGDASWVQKLLGARAPKIGESTMALIPEASSGNSSPDNAIIVLSGTPEGTDKAVRAFSYLSFPFPDAAETDLSQVDDPETDMLEAARNISRDKEYTLRSMGYVTRTVRAETARAQPIDLSYTFPSGLDLNPNSSVALSLHVAYAPGMREDSVLLVHINGIYVGGVHFENVKGGTFLDYRINLPLYAMKKGTNTITLTPVLNPLKTNLCEFYQSENLAMTLYDDSTLTFPDIPLWVKLPDLSLFYQDVFPYAQWPDLRDSTLLLGDKEADTVNAAVNLAAQASQRVGLAPLKLAVSFGPAVSGNVIAVGGVDTLPRELVSAAPFSLLPQGKRPYPQMPRPKPQDDESASHKAPLWSKFLPFLWERERKHSEVTRYIWADVRSGATLSPGKGFVSQFKSPGTAADTVTLFTGATPKDVAMLAARLWEPAVRSQITGNVAMVDLNAANPKVASLEAGDSYYIGKIGVLPKLTILVNTYPWYSLGTVLFLLLLFAWGSLRALKAVRASRK; encoded by the coding sequence ATGAAGCGCCCCATCCTGTTGGCCTTGGCCCTGATCCTCAGCCTGAGCATCCCCTGGGGCGACCTGTACGCCCAGACGACCAAGGCCGCGCCCGTGAAGCCCGAGGCCGCACAGGCCCCGGCCACGTCCAGGGAGGTCGCCGCCCAGCCCAAGCCCGAGCGCAGGCCGGACGGGACCTACTCCATCAAGCTGCCGCTCAGCAGCCTGTCTCCGGTCAGGAACGTTCCCCTGAAGGGCGCCAGCGCGGCCTTCACTTTCAGCCTGCCGGTGCCCGAGCGCTGGGAGGTCAAGAGCGCGGCCGTAAGCTTCGGCTACGTCAACTCGTCGTCGCTTATCGCCCGGCTGTCGCGCCTGAGCTTCCTGGTTGGCGGCCGCGTCCTGGGCCAGATCGAGTTGCGGCCCGAATCGCCCAAGGGCAAGGTGGAGATCCCCATTCCCGGCAATCTCCTGCCCCCCGGCTACAACGAGTGCACCTTCAGCGTGGTGCAGAGCTACACCGAGGAGTTCTGCGAATATCCCCAGCACCAGTCCCTGTGGACCAACCTGGAGCTGGAAACGGCCACGGTGGAGTTGAACTACGCCGTGAAACCCGTGCCCCGCAGGCTCTCGGCCATCTCGGACTTCCTGTTCGATCCGCGCGGCTTCCTGGGTTCCGACGTGAACATCGTGCTGCCGGACATCTCCGAAAAGTCCGTGAAGCTGGCCGCCCTGGCCGCGTCCGGCGTGGCGCTGCGCATGGACTACCAGGCCGCGCGGGCCACTGTGTCCAGCGGCTTGAAGCCCGGCATGGACAACATCGTCATCGGCGACGCCTCCTGGGTGCAGAAGCTGCTCGGTGCACGCGCCCCGAAAATCGGCGAATCCACCATGGCGCTTATCCCGGAAGCCTCGTCCGGCAACTCTTCCCCCGACAACGCCATCATCGTGCTCTCCGGCACGCCGGAAGGAACCGACAAGGCCGTGCGGGCCTTCAGCTACCTGTCCTTCCCCTTCCCCGACGCCGCCGAGACCGACCTCTCGCAGGTAGACGACCCCGAAACCGACATGCTGGAAGCGGCCAGGAACATCAGCCGCGATAAGGAATACACCCTGCGCTCCATGGGCTACGTCACCCGGACCGTGCGCGCCGAGACCGCCCGCGCCCAGCCCATCGACCTCTCCTACACCTTCCCCTCGGGCCTGGACCTGAACCCCAACAGCAGCGTGGCGCTCTCGCTGCACGTGGCCTACGCACCCGGCATGCGCGAAGACTCGGTGCTCCTGGTGCACATCAACGGCATCTACGTGGGCGGCGTCCACTTCGAGAACGTCAAGGGCGGCACCTTCCTGGACTACCGCATCAACCTCCCCCTGTACGCCATGAAGAAGGGCACGAACACCATCACCCTGACACCCGTGCTGAACCCGCTCAAGACCAACCTGTGCGAGTTCTACCAGTCCGAAAACCTGGCCATGACCCTCTACGACGACTCCACGCTCACCTTCCCGGACATCCCCCTGTGGGTGAAGCTGCCTGACCTCAGCCTCTTCTACCAGGACGTGTTCCCCTACGCCCAGTGGCCCGACCTTCGTGACTCCACCCTGCTCCTGGGCGACAAGGAGGCCGACACCGTCAACGCCGCCGTAAACCTCGCAGCGCAGGCCAGCCAGCGCGTGGGTCTGGCGCCCCTCAAGCTCGCGGTCAGCTTCGGCCCGGCCGTGTCCGGCAACGTCATCGCCGTGGGCGGCGTGGACACCCTGCCCAGAGAACTGGTGTCCGCCGCGCCCTTCTCCCTCTTGCCCCAGGGCAAGCGCCCCTATCCCCAGATGCCGCGCCCCAAGCCCCAAGATGACGAGTCCGCCTCGCACAAGGCCCCCCTATGGTCCAAGTTCCTGCCCTTCCTCTGGGAACGCGAGCGCAAGCACTCCGAAGTTACCCGCTACATCTGGGCCGACGTGCGCTCCGGAGCGACCCTCTCGCCCGGCAAGGGCTTCGTGTCCCAGTTCAAGTCGCCCGGCACCGCCGCCGACACCGTCACCCTGTTCACCGGAGCCACACCCAAGGACGTGGCCATGCTGGCCGCACGACTCTGGGAGCCCGCCGTGCGATCCCAGATCACCGGGAACGTGGCCATGGTGGATCTGAACGCCGCCAACCCCAAGGTCGCCTCCCTGGAAGCCGGGGACAGCTACTACATCGGCAAGATCGGCGTGCTGCCCAAGCTGACCATCCTGGTGAACACCTACCCCTGGTATTCGCTGGGTACGGTGCTGTTCCTGCTGCTGCTCTTCGCCTGGGGCTCCCTGCGCGCGCTCAAGGCCGTAAGGGCCTCCAGGAAATAA